Proteins from one Ipomoea triloba cultivar NCNSP0323 chromosome 1, ASM357664v1 genomic window:
- the LOC116022060 gene encoding CSC1-like protein RXW8, which translates to MILSALLTSAGINTVVCVVCFILYSVLRKQPSLFSVYFGQKLSHAGLKRPDPLCFERFVPSPSWILKAWESTDEEIHAAGGLDALVFDRTIVFSIRIFSIAASICLFLVLPLNYFGQDVAHELVPGDSLEIFTIENVKEGSQWLWAHCLALYVISFSTCILLYFEFKYITKMRLAYISSSVSNPSYFTVLVRGVPWSEEEAYSELVAKFFTSYYSSSYLSHQIIYRSGVVQKLVTDAEKFYRMLKSTPQRHGRLLRCGICGGTSASFRILTSDSSSESDQESSDFVSHFRDQECAAALVFFRTRYAASVASQGIKSPNPMLWVTDLAPEPRDMYWSNIYVPYRLLWIRKIIILVASFFFVAFFLVPVSLTQGLVHLDKLQHAFPFLKGSLKRKLVVQLVTGYLPSVVLILFSYMVPPIMMLFSTMEGSISRSGRKKSACVKILYFMIWNVFFAQTISGSVIDGWSAIAQLGKNLRDLPNLLATAVPTTATFFITYVMTSGWASLFCELMQPFGILCNLFYRYILSNKDESTYGTMTFPYHTEFPRILLLALLGYTCSILAPLILLPLLVYFALAYIVYRNQILNVYATKYQTGGLYWIIVHKATIFSLVLTQIIALGVFGLKKSTVASGFTFPLIICTLLFNEYCRQRFHPVFRNNPAQILVDMDRKDEQEGRMKEIYHKVTSAYCQFRRSSSVTLGNPHPLKEQNSMFREVEDDGNPGAFKADMPGSWNGHTHLEIEELGK; encoded by the exons ATGATTCTATCTGCACTCTTAACCTCTGCTGGTATCAACACAGTAGTGTGTGTGGTTTGTTTCATTCTGTATTCAGTTTTAAGGAAGCAACCAAGCCTGTTCAGTGTGTACTTTGGACAGAAGCTTTCTCATGCGGGACTAAAGCGTCCTGACCCTCTTTGTTTTGAACGATTTGTCCCTTCTCCTAGTTGGATACTGAAGGCATGGGAGTCAACTGATGAAGAAATACATGCTGCTGGAGGCTTGGATGCTCTGGTCTTTGATCGTACAATTGTTTTCAG TATCCGAATATTCTCCATTGCTGCTTCCATTTGCCTTTTCCTTGTGCTGCCACTCAACTATTTCGGGCAGGATGTAGCACACGAGTTGGTTCCTGGGGACTCATTGGAGATTTTCACCATTGAAAATGTCAAGGAAGGATCTCAGTG GCTTTGGGCTCATTGCCTAGCGTTATACGTGATTTCATTCTCTACTTGCATTCTCCTATACTTT GAATTCAAATACATCACGAAAATGAGGTTGGCTTACATTAGTTCATCTGTTTCCAACCCATCTTATTTCACGGTTCTTGTTCGTGGTGTCCCATGGTCTGAAGAAGAAGCATACAGTGAGCTGGTGGCAAAATTCTTTACAAGTTATTATTCATCAAGCTATTTATCTCATCAAATCATATACCGGTCGGGTGTTGTTCAGAAACTGGTG ACCGATGCAGAAAAATTTTATAGGATGCTAAAATCAACCCCTCAAAGGCATGGGAGATTATTGAGATGCGGCATCTGTGGTGGAACATCAGCATCTTTCAGGATCCTTACTAGTGATTCCTCCTCTGAAAGTGATCAAGAAAGTAGTGATTTTGTTTCGCATTTTAGAGATCAG gaaTGTGCAGCTGCTTTAGTTTTTTTCAGGACTCGGTATGCTGCTTCGGTTGCTTCACAGGGCATTAAATCTCCAAATCCAATGTTATGGGTTACAGATCTTGCTCCAGAACCAAGAGATATGTATTGGTCAAACATTTACGTACCGTATAGGCTTCTTTGGATTcgtaaaattattattcttgtGGCTTCCTTCTTCTTCGTGGCCTTCTTCCTTGTGCCAGTGTCTCTAACCCAAGGCCTTGTTCATCTTGATAAGCTGCAGCATGCATTTCCATTTCTAAAAGGGTCGTTGAAGAG GAAGTTGGTCGTTCAACTTGTTACAGGATATCTACCAAGTGTCGTGTTAATATTGTTTTCTTACATGGTTCCTCCGATAATGATGTTGTTTTCTACGATGGAAGGCTCAATCTCACGTAGTGGCAGGAAGAAGAGTGCATGCGTTAAGATTTTGTACTTCATGATTTGGAATGTTTTCTTCGCACAGACAATTTCAGGGTCTGTAATCGATGGATGGAGTGCTATTGCTCAGCTGGGTAAAAATCTGAGAGACTTACCTAACCTCCTTGCCACAGCAGTTCCAACTACg GCGACCTTCTTTATAACTTATGTTATGACGTCGGGGTGGGCAAGTTTGTTCTGTGAACTGATGCAACCATTCGGAATTCTCTGCAACCTTTTCTATAGATATATTCTCTCGAACAAGGATGAGTCAACTTATGGAACCATGACATTCCCATATCACACTGAATTTCCTAGGATCCTCCTCCTTGCGCTCCTCGGATATACCTGTTCTATCCTCGCACCTCTAATTTTGCTCCCGTTGCTGGTTTACTTTGCCCTTGCTTACATTGTATACCGCAATCAG ATTCTCAACGTATATGCTACAAAGTACCAGACCGGGGGTCTTTATTGGATCATTGTGCACAAGGCAACGATCTTCTCATTGGTGTTGACACAAATCATAGCTTTGGGAGTCTTCGGGCTCAAAAAATCGACTGTGGCATCGGGCTTCACGTTTCCTTTGATAATCTGCACACTCCTTTTCAACGAGTATTGCAGGCAAAGGTTTCATCCGGTATTCAGAAACAACCCTGCACAG ATCCTTGTTGACATGGATAGGAAGGACGAACAGGAAGGGCGGATGAAAGAGATCTACCATAAAGTGACATCGGCTTATTGTCAGTTCAGAAGAAGTAGTTCAGTCACTCTAGGTAACCCTCATCCCTTGAAGGAACAAAACAGCATGTTTCGAGAAGTAGAAGACGATGGGAATCCAG GGGCTTTTAAAGCTGACATGCCGGGATCATGGAATGGGCACACACACTTAGAGATTGAAGAGTTGGGCAAGTAA